Proteins from a single region of Apium graveolens cultivar Ventura chromosome 7, ASM990537v1, whole genome shotgun sequence:
- the LOC141671406 gene encoding eukaryotic initiation factor 4A-2-like, translating to MAGAAPEGSQFDARQFDAKMTELLGADGQEFFTSYDEVHESFDAMGLQENLLRGIYAYGFEKPSAIQQRGIVPFCKGLDVIQQAQSGTGKTATFCSGILQQLDYAVVECQALVLAPTRELAQQIEKVMRALGDYLGVKVHACVGGTSVREDQRILSSGVHVVVGTPGRVFDMLRRQSLRSDHIKMFVLDEADEMLSRGFKDQIYDIFQLLPPKIQVGVFSATMPPEALEITRKFMNKPVRILVKRDELTLEGIKQFYVNVDKEEWKLETLCDLYETLAITQSVIFVNTRRKVDWLTDKMRSRDHTVSATHGDMDQNTRDIIMREFRSGSSRVLITTDLLARGIDVQQVSLVINYDLPTQPENYLHRIGRSGRFGRKGVAINFVTKDDDRMLFDIQKFYNVVVEELPANVADLL from the exons ATGGCTGGAGCTGCACCAGAAGGTTCTCAATTCGATGCTCGTCAATTCGATGCAAAAATGACTGAGCT ACTTGGGGCTGATGGACAAGAGTTCTTCACCTCTTATGATGAGGTCCACGAAAGTTTCGATGCAATGGGATTGCAAGAAAACCTTTTGAGAGGCATATATGCATACG GTTTTGAGAAGCCCTCTGCCATTCAGCAAAGGGGTATTGTTCCGTTTTGCAAGGGACTGGATGTTATTCAACAAGCACAGTCTGGAACTGGAAAAACAGCAACCTTCTGCTCTGGAATTCTACAGCAACTAGACTATGCTGTTGTTGAATGTCAGGCATTAGTCCTGGCACCTACTCGTGAACTTGCACAACAGATTGAGAAAGTTATGCGAGCACTTGGTGACTATCTTGGTGTAAAGGTTCACGCTTGTGTAGGAGGGACTAGTGTCCGAGAAGATCAGCGCATCCTTTCTAGTGGGGTACATGTTGTTGTCGGTACTCCTGGCCGAGTGTTTGACATGTTACGGAGGCAGTCCCTTCGTTCAGATCATATCAAAATGTTTGTGCTTGACGAAGCAGATGAAATGCTTTCAAGAGGTTTCAAGGATCAG ATCTATGATATCTTCCAGTTGCTGCCCCCTAAAATTCAGGTTGGGGTTTTTTCTGCAACCATGCCTCCAGAGGCACTTGAGATCACCAGGAAATTCATGAACAAGCCTGTGAGGATCCTTGTCAAACGTGATGAGCTTACTCTTGAGGGTATTAAACAGTTTTATGTTAATGTTGACAAGGAGGAGTGGAAACTGGAGACACTTTGTGACTTGTATGAGACTTTGGCCATTACCCAAAGTGTCATATTTGTTAATACCCGGCGGAAGGTTGATTGGCTCACTGACAAAATGCGCAGTCGTGACCACACAGTTTCTGCTACTCACGGAGACATGGATCAGAACACCAGAGACATCATCATGAGGGAATTTAGATCTGGGTCCTCCCGTGTGCTCATCACCACTGACCTGCTGGCCCGTGGTATTGATGTGCAGCAAGTGTCACTTGTCATCAACTATGATCTCCCAACCCAACCAGAGAATTACCTTCATCGTATTGGGCGTAGTGGTCGATTTGGAAGGAAAGGTGTTGCAATTAATTTTGTGACCAAGGATGATGATAGGATGCTGTTTGACATACAGAAGTTTTACAATGTAGTAGTTGAGGAGCTGCCAGCCAACGTTGCTGATCTCCTTTAG
- the LOC141672791 gene encoding uncharacterized protein LOC141672791, with protein sequence MGDYRSSSFGDGRMQMERYYGPNSIVPSNNPNDHFRSYSVSYGSSYEPRVTQMDDHASNNKDLKLKKGKSVSGSSSKSWSFNDPEFQRKKRVASYKVYTVEGKVKGSFRKSFRWLKDRYSRVIYGWL encoded by the coding sequence ATGGGAGATTACAGATCAAGTTCATTTGGTGATGGGAGGATGCAGATGGAAAGATACTATGGACCCAATAGTATTGTTCCATCAAACAACCCTAATGATCATTTCAGGTCTTATAGTGTTTCGTATGGCTCTTCATACGAACCACGTGTAACCCAAATGGATGATCATGCTAGTAACAATAAGGATTTGAAGTTGAAGAAAGGGAAAAGTGTAAGCGGATCATCTTCGAAATCTTGGAGTTTTAATGATCCTGAGTTTCAGAGGAAAAAGAGGGTTGCTAGCTATAAAGTTTATACTGTGGAAGGAAAAGTTAAAGGGTCTTTTAGGAAGAGCTTCAGGTGGCTTAAAGATAGGTACTCGAGGGTTATTTACGGTTGGTTGTGA